The Mucilaginibacter mallensis genome has a segment encoding these proteins:
- a CDS encoding MOSC domain-containing protein has protein sequence MLQVSELFIYPIKSLGGIALNKAVVTERGFEYDRRWMLVDENNRFLSQREVAQMALLKVDLKDNGLQVTYSTGENILIPFEPLTHETCQVVIWDDTCTAIYVSNLVDEWFTKVLGIPCRLVYMPDNSKRQVDEGYAPIGQITSFADAYPFMIIGQATLDDLNSRLAEALPMDRFRPNIVFTGGKAFEEDLLDNFTIGDIRFNGVKLCARCILTTINQDNAVKAKEPLKTLAGYRRKDNKIYFGQNLIHTGNGTIKVGDAIGVINYHYNNEKFLV, from the coding sequence ATGCTCCAAGTTAGTGAACTATTTATTTACCCCATAAAATCATTAGGCGGTATAGCGCTTAATAAAGCAGTCGTAACCGAAAGAGGTTTTGAGTACGACAGACGCTGGATGTTGGTTGATGAGAATAACCGTTTCCTATCCCAAAGGGAAGTTGCGCAAATGGCCTTGCTGAAAGTAGATTTAAAGGATAACGGCTTGCAGGTCACCTACTCAACAGGCGAAAATATACTGATACCTTTTGAGCCTTTAACTCATGAAACCTGCCAGGTTGTTATTTGGGACGATACCTGTACAGCAATTTATGTAAGTAATTTGGTTGACGAATGGTTTACAAAAGTACTCGGCATCCCTTGCCGGCTAGTTTACATGCCCGATAATAGCAAACGCCAGGTTGATGAAGGATATGCCCCAATTGGACAAATAACTTCCTTTGCTGATGCTTATCCATTTATGATAATAGGACAGGCAACATTAGATGATCTAAACAGTCGCCTTGCCGAGGCATTGCCTATGGACAGGTTCAGGCCTAATATTGTATTTACGGGCGGCAAAGCGTTTGAAGAAGACCTATTAGATAATTTTACCATTGGCGATATTCGTTTCAATGGTGTTAAATTGTGCGCACGCTGTATATTAACCACTATTAATCAGGATAATGCAGTAAAAGCAAAAGAGCCATTAAAAACACTGGCTGGTTATCGCAGAAAAGACAATAAAATCTACTTCGGGCAAAATCTTATACATACGGGCAATGGAACAATTAAAGTTGGGGATGCAATTGGGGTAATAAATTACCATTATAATAATGAGAAGTTCCTGGTATAA